In the genome of Blastocatellia bacterium, one region contains:
- a CDS encoding DUF3089 domain-containing protein — protein MSRYVVVAMALVAALMLGGRCMAQPQAQPAPPTAVSKNDYSKAESWLCRPGRKDACAIDLTTTVVAANGKLTRETWKADTKAPIDCFYVYPTVSMDPTPNSDMQAGQEEMNVIHQQFARFTSVCRPYAPLYRQVTLTALRAALTGKPLAADRVMAYNDVADAWKYYLEHDNQGRGVVLIGHSQGSGVLTQLIRNEIDGKPAQARLISAMLLGTNLSVPKGKDVGGAFKNVPLCHSASQTGCVIAYASFRASAPPPANTRFGRVQGDGMVAACVNPAALGGGSGELHAYLTNSAGGIIPTAEPKPWVTPTQPITTPFVSLPGMLTAECVANEQGSYLAVTVHGDPADPRVDDIVGDIISNGQVLADWGLHLIDVNLAMGNLVEVARQQGKAYLRQKHE, from the coding sequence ATGTCTCGATATGTCGTCGTCGCAATGGCGCTCGTCGCCGCGCTGATGCTCGGCGGGCGCTGCATGGCGCAGCCGCAGGCGCAACCCGCGCCGCCAACCGCCGTCAGTAAGAACGATTACAGCAAGGCCGAATCCTGGCTCTGCCGTCCCGGGCGCAAGGACGCCTGCGCCATCGATTTGACGACCACCGTGGTCGCCGCCAATGGCAAGCTGACGCGCGAAACCTGGAAGGCAGACACGAAAGCGCCAATCGATTGTTTCTACGTCTACCCGACGGTCTCGATGGACCCGACGCCCAACAGCGACATGCAGGCCGGCCAGGAAGAGATGAACGTCATCCACCAGCAGTTCGCGCGCTTTACCTCGGTCTGCCGCCCTTACGCGCCGCTCTATCGGCAGGTGACGCTCACGGCGTTGCGCGCGGCGCTCACCGGCAAGCCGCTGGCGGCTGACCGCGTGATGGCCTATAACGATGTCGCCGACGCCTGGAAGTATTACCTTGAGCATGACAACCAGGGGCGCGGCGTCGTGTTGATCGGCCACTCGCAAGGCTCAGGCGTGCTAACGCAACTGATTCGCAACGAGATTGACGGCAAGCCGGCGCAGGCGCGTCTGATTTCGGCCATGCTGCTCGGCACCAACCTGTCTGTGCCGAAGGGCAAAGATGTCGGCGGCGCGTTCAAAAATGTGCCGCTCTGTCATTCGGCTTCGCAGACGGGCTGCGTTATCGCCTACGCTTCGTTCCGCGCCAGCGCCCCGCCGCCGGCCAACACGCGCTTCGGTCGCGTGCAAGGCGACGGCATGGTGGCTGCGTGCGTCAACCCCGCGGCGCTCGGCGGCGGCAGCGGCGAATTGCATGCGTATCTGACGAATTCAGCGGGCGGCATCATCCCGACGGCTGAGCCGAAGCCGTGGGTGACGCCGACGCAGCCGATCACCACGCCATTCGTCAGCCTGCCCGGCATGCTGACTGCCGAGTGTGTAGCCAACGAGCAAGGCTCTTACCTTGCGGTCACCGTGCATGGCGACCCGGCGGACCCGCGCGTAGACGACATTGTCGGCGACATCATCAGCAATGGGCAGGTGCTGGCCGACTGGGGGCTGCACCTGATCGATGTCAACCTGGCGATGGGCAATCTCGTAGAGGTCGCGCGCCAGCAAGGCAAAGCCTACCTCCGGCAGAAGCACGAGTAG